Sequence from the Cucumis sativus cultivar 9930 chromosome 1, Cucumber_9930_V3, whole genome shotgun sequence genome:
ATCGAAAATTAATCAACCAACAAGAAAAAGTGGTGgctgtttttttaaaatgattaagaaaaagcaaataccttcatttgattttatggGTAACCCCTCTTTCACTATCAACAATCTGagtgttaattaatttttcttgaaagtgaaaactgaaaaaaatgatgatgataataataataaaaaacaggACCCAAaggaatttctttctttttttttcttctctcttttttggaatgaaaaaaacaaccaTATGGAGGAAGAAATTTTACATTTCATATGTGATGAAAGATTCCAAAACTTCctgctctttcattttctgACATTGACATTAAAGGATAGCTTCCAAAAGTTGctgaatttatttgattttgaatgatctttgtttcttcaacAGAAGAACTTCCTTTGAATTCCAAgttcttcatttgatttgtttgaaaCTCTAACAAATTTTCGAGCTTGTTCTCAGACGATTCCCATGAAGATCCACCTccattgttgttgttgttgttttcaCCTGGATTGTTCATATGATACCCTGAATAATTACTCACTACTGAACTATTACTTGAGCTTTCTTTCACTTCATTCATCAAAAATGAAGTCAACCCAGATGCTGAATTATTCTCAGAAAAATCTGTTCTTGACATGTTCCCATGTTCACAACTTGAATAACTTCCCATCCCAATACTTGAATTTGAATAGAAAAAGTTTTGATCATATGATCTGATATTGGAATTGTATTGTGCTGATGCAAATTGTGAATTGTTATTGTACTCACCATTTAAGTAAGAGCTGAGAGAATCAAATTCTATCTTGTTAACAAAATGCTGTGATGATTCTTCTGTGATATTGGAAACATTTccatgaagatgatgatgatgatgatgatgaatagCTTCCATTTTTGGCCTCTCATTATTGTAACTGTTCTTCTTCGCATCTTTCATGGCTTCCATATTTTCCTCCAATGGCTTGTGAGTTGTTGGATCAATTCCTTGCTTCATCagcttctttttcaaacatgAATTCCAAAAGTTCTTTATCTCATTGTCTGTTCTTCCCGGCAATTGAGCTGCTATCTGAGCCCACCTACAAAAATCCCAAATCAAAATCTTCAAACAACAGAGAGCAAAACAAACCCATTATATACTTTTGGCTTtccaattcaaattcaaaatcaccTGTTTCCCAAAACTTCATGGAGACTGATAATTAAATCCTCTTCTTGTTGTGAAAACATTCCTCTCTTCAAATCGGGTCTCAGGTAGTTTATCCATCTTAGCCTACAACTTTTCCCACATCTTTCCAAACCTACAACAACCAATCAAACAGTAagcaaaaaacaaacaacaaaaacaacagAGAGAAAGCATTAAACATGCCCCAATTCCTctgtttcttcctttctcgTCTGCCCCAAGAAGAAGACAAATTAACGACGACGTACCGGCGAGCTTGGGGACGGAACTCCAACAGCCGACGCCGAAAGTAGTAATGTAATTGAAGAGcttctcatcttcttcagGGGACCATAGACCTTTGCGGAGTTTAGGCTTCAAGCAACAAGAATTGCGTCCCatcaaaaattcaaagaaaaacagaggaaTGCAgaatttgatttggtttttcaaGTAAAcaggaaagagagagagagagagagagagagagagatggagtTTTGATTTACTAAGAAAGAGATGTGAATTGAAAtggaattatatatatatatacaattcaAAGAAATTGGCTAAATCACTAAACAGTAATCTCataatttatggattaaaaatCATACTTAGAGTTTAAGTTAGATCACTCataacagaaacaaaaaagcaaTCAAGTGGTTTTTACGCAAATCCCTCTCTTACTTTTGTTCATTGTCACactttgatttcttttctaaGCTATCTTTTTCCAATctcttctgttttttctttcccccttctaaattatttcttaTCAAACTGCACCTAACTCTAATCAACCCCTTAATCTTTCCTAATCCACCCTTCCTTCCTCACATCTCTCCAACGCTTATATATCTTAAcctaaacataattcaaatattttgaatttacatCATTTCACTTATAGTTCAAAACCCAAGGTTTCACTTAGTTAAACTCCTATATAGAAGTGATCATCGCTCAGACACGGTTGGttttgtacaaaaaaaaatcaaagtataAAACCGACACAGTCAATTTATACTAAGAAAAACCAACAACGACGTTAAGTGGATCGTTTTCGATCGGTTTTCGAAAACCTTTTAATTAAACCGACCACCAATCGTATTTTTACTAGAATCAACCATTGAATGTCGATTCGGTCAATTTCGATCATTTAGATCGGTTTTCGAGTGTTAGTAGAATTTTAGTTTCGTAGTTTAGAGGGTTGTTTTACTTGTTGGCattgttctttttaattagaaacatatttaaaaattaaactaaagtaATGGGACTTTAAGAGGACAAAATTAatgtcttttttaaataaaaaattaagggTAGTAGGAGGAAAGTTGtgttattgaaaataaatatctattGTATTAAATCTTACAAGTTGGCCtattatatctatatatatatttcttagtgttatatgtttaattagagattcttaaaactaatttaattaaaaaaacgaaGTATATATGATGATTAGAGACTAATGACGTTTTGACCACATAGTTGCTCTAACTTTGTTAggcttttttttgttcattaatGGATACACCATATTCTATACACacaaacttcaaattcaaacctTACCTAATATGTTTATGTATTGgaccaaataataattagattaaatcgtaaaattgtaattaaaactTCATACGTACAAAAGTTGGTAGTGCATTTGAATatatgaaagataaaaataaaatgagtcGTGAGTATGAACCGATCAACGGTTGATCGACTAGTTtaagcttttaaaaattttaagaaaatttgtggAGTTCCTCCTTATTTCGTCACCTTATTCGATTCGGTTCATTTTGGTcgatcaaattattaattggagaataaagaaaatgtatatatattatttttctttctttaatttctatttccTAAGAAAGATGACCCGCCGACATGTCGTCCGAGAGTCAAAGATGGATGGATAGAAGTAGAGGAAGCGACGACAGTGAAAGAAAGGCAtgaagcaaaaaaaagaaaggagtCGTCAATGCGTGACAGCTAATATTAGCAGTGAAATacacattttcaaaacacgtttttttgtttaattattagtattattattatttctttcttaaatttttctaaaaaatgaaaactatatattatatgaattatattaattatggTATGGAGCCAGCCGACACTATTACATCAACCAATCCTTGGCCCACTCCCTTCTCTATATTTCTCCATTTCACTTCCTAACATTATACAAACCTTATATACTTTACTCTACCCTAATTataacatatacatatactaacttttcaatttgattttttagtaTAACCACAAATCTCTTTGCTATTTTGAATAAGTTGAGCTATACATGGTTTATTGATTTActtgtaaaagaaaacataggaattagttttaaatttttatattaatatgaaCATTGTGTTTTGTAAAAGAGTGAAGATATGGTTGGACCGtttaaattaagttatattGTAACTAAATTTGAGTCTATGTTATTTAGATGATTGATATTTCTTAGTAAAATACGGAGctttttatataaatgaagatttgttttatcctttttttttttttttgaagaatttaagaCAATTGACGTAACATTGATGTAATCATGAGATCAAAAGAAAGAtgagttttattaatttttatgaaaagatCTTACTAtatgttttgaaatgtttttcacttttgtaAGAAGTCAAGttgtttggtttaattttgatcaatttaaaaagtaaaacaatacATGATCTAAAAGATTATCTTTGTCTACCTTGCAAGTCTTTGTTAACtttgaatataaaaagttatacACATTAATCATCACTTTAGATAGGTGTGTAAAATAAAGTAGTAGACAATCAACCAAtgttctttatatataaagaaaaaaaagagggttttaatctaattttaatatctatatCCAATGTGACactatatgtatatgtatttgttCGATCTCAAAAGTAACGAATTAggaatttgtaattttaacaAGATTTAAATATGAGACTTGTTAATGTACTGTTGAATAGGGTTAGTAAAATAGggggagggggggggggggggagtgACACAGTCCACGTGGCAAGGAATagtatgaaaaaagaagtgtACACCTGGCGGtacaaaaaagtaaagaaatagTATTCTTCACCCACGACGAAGGTTCAAACTCAATGATTGGTTTGTGATGGGCTCTAAAGCTGCCACGTGGTTACATATAAGAAggataataaaagaagaaaaatctctCTCCttactctttctctcttcattcAGCAGTGAGTGAGTGTACGGCCGCCCCCTCCCCAATTACTGCCCTCTACACTCTTCTGTCGGTCTTTTCCTTAGCAATCATTCCCTTCCTCATCCCTTCTCCCCCTCTCTCCCAAtccatacatttttttcactaactttttctcaataaaaatatattttattgaatgaTCTCCGATAAGttatttgagttattataatctatgtTTATGGAAGATGAATATTGAAAAGGAGAATGAGGAAAAATGACGGAAGAGAGATGTGGAGGTGATGAATAATGAAAGAGAGAatgagaaataagaaaaaaatagatcaGTCGTAATCTTAATTCTAGGCTAAAATAGTCTACTTCATTCCTTCATAGTCTGAGGGTCATGGATATTAACTTAACCACTCGAGGTTGAGCTCTTTGAGTACTTTCAGTACCTCATATATGTGTACTAGATAAATATGTGATTACTCGAaatcaatcaatcattttaatgATCTCTAATAATTTAGCTCATGTCCTAGTGTGCATTGGAACAACACTTCTCGAACTAAGTTGTATCAAACATCAAGCTTCTTCAATACTAAATGAGATTTTCTTATCAATGCAccgttataaatatttatcgaACTTTAAGGTCGTTGTgtctaataatttttctttgtcacttataaaacattttttttaacctactaaaaaatttattaaactaaaaaatagaaaagttagTAATGTTTGTTCTATTAGGTTGAGAATTCCTtacaatttttacaaaaatatatgtatacgAGTTATGCATCTCGTTtgttaatcaattttaattttgagtttggaACATCACCGTCTTTCTAATACGTTTTGTTGCTCAATACATTATGACACGTAATACACGGAGTAATTAACAAACGTCGTGATCTTTGGTGTTTGACTTGAATTAAAGTTGACACTTTCCATACATCCTAAcctattgaatatatattaaaaacatatatattagattcacatttttcaatttttagggagctaaatattaataataataataatattagaaaaaaaagtatatcttatatttttgaaaatgaaaattaaagaattttcATACTATTCTCTcattgtaataaataaatattgaatggTAATGGGGCCATGAAAATCTTGGATCACACGTGAAAATTAACTTTGTCTAGGTGAAATAAATAgacaacattattattattattattttgtcctccaccaaaatatatatgaatccatatattatataacacaaaaaaaaaaatatatacattatattatttcattgttCTAAGTTAGAGatcataagaaaaaatattatcatgaTTAATTATGAAGTTCTTGTGATGtgatattactttttaaagaatgtaatatatagggctttgaatttgaattcaatGAATCATTTAacatcattaattaattaattaaaaagttctATCACTCATAAAAGGGATATgatcataattattattattgattagtcttttcttttgttttctttggcATAATTCCATTCgaacttcaatttcaatttcgaaatttattaatttttaatgtttaaaataatttattttggtctttagattctaaattaattaatttcaattgtacttttttttaaatactatatTATACACTAAACTATTTtgttgcaatttttctttgaacCAAAACATGTTCATGTTTGTTTGAGTTTaataaactctaaattttttttttaagattttgtgTTTTGAGTTTCGAGTTACTAATTGAGCATATGAAGTTTTACCAAAGTGGAAAGGATTGAGCTTAGAGCTCGTTGTTGATATTCTATAACTGTTGAGAGTTACACATTTTGACAGACAATTCAATCAAATCGGATGTCGAAGCATTATTAGAGGCTAAAATTTATggtttattaaaagtaaacGGATTAGACAGAAGggaacaaaatcaaataactttTAACGATCAAATCACAATTGTATTTTAGtatgtattttttctaaaaacagtATTCAAtcgaaaaaaaattgaaaacgaAGATGAATGTGATAATATATGctattaaatatattagagATGGAgagattattatatttttgtttgttagatATTGTATGATCTTAGTAACATATCTTATCATATAATTGGTGTAAGGCTAACTTAAAAAATGGGTTATTAACAAAGGTAGTTTGAAAACACTTTATTAAGgttgaattgatttttgaataatataaagatatatTCAAAGGACCCTTTTAGGCTGTAAACTAATCCCCACATTTTTCCATCAAAAGTCAAAAAGGTTCAATTACCTTTGCCTTCACAACCAAATACCCTTATGTTTCAAATCACTcaaaacctttctttttttcttttctttttccaaagaaaaaaataaatcattccCTCCTCTTAAAATCTGGATAGtgttattttcataattactttttttttaatcttttattttaaaaaagtacaaatagtTATCGTATTGGCTTTCTCGTGGACTTGATCGTTTGTCCACATATTCTGATTTGGTCTTGCTTTTAAAGCTAAC
This genomic interval carries:
- the LOC101205420 gene encoding transcription factor MYB32 gives rise to the protein MGRNSCCLKPKLRKGLWSPEEDEKLFNYITTFGVGCWSSVPKLAGLERCGKSCRLRWINYLRPDLKRGMFSQQEEDLIISLHEVLGNRWAQIAAQLPGRTDNEIKNFWNSCLKKKLMKQGIDPTTHKPLEENMEAMKDAKKNSYNNERPKMEAIHHHHHHHLHGNVSNITEESSQHFVNKIEFDSLSSYLNGEYNNNSQFASAQYNSNIRSYDQNFFYSNSSIGMGSYSSCEHGNMSRTDFSENNSASGLTSFLMNEVKESSSNSSVVSNYSGYHMNNPGENNNNNNGGGSSWESSENKLENLLEFQTNQMKNLEFKGSSSVEETKIIQNQINSATFGSYPLMSMSENERAGSFGIFHHI